One region of Salinibacter grassmerensis genomic DNA includes:
- a CDS encoding ABC transporter permease — MSFHKIWLILRSEFWRRVRSKAFVLATLLVPFGAILLFAAPALFGYLADQTDEQTVAVVDETGQLADSLMAASGESLTFRSVDAPTDSVRSAVRRGQYDGYLRLPASLLEGTGEATYYSVEGGGLTLRSDLDTRVNRVVRRQRLATAGASADVLSIVDSDVGLATRKLSEDEGTTDDSTLAYTAIGYVMAFIIYFAVFIYGQYVMQGVIEEKSSRVVEVIVSSVRPFELLMGKVLGIGAMGLTQMVTWAALATGGMAAIGPVLALFFAPSDLGVSPGASPDAMREAAGISVPTIPLDLVVWFILFFVGGFLLYASLFAAVGSAVEQQQDAQNLLLPVMTPLILPVLFLVFVIESPNATVSIVTSIIPFFSPILMVLRLAITSVPLWEVATAFVLLVGTFVGMIWVAGRIYRVGILSYGKTPSLREIAQWAMYR, encoded by the coding sequence ATGTCGTTCCACAAGATCTGGCTCATTCTTCGCAGTGAGTTCTGGCGTCGCGTCCGGTCGAAGGCGTTCGTGCTCGCCACGCTCCTGGTGCCATTCGGGGCCATTCTGTTGTTCGCGGCGCCCGCCCTGTTTGGGTACCTCGCCGACCAGACCGACGAGCAAACGGTCGCCGTCGTGGACGAGACTGGCCAGCTTGCCGACTCGCTCATGGCCGCAAGCGGAGAGAGCCTCACCTTTCGCTCCGTCGATGCCCCGACGGACTCGGTGCGAAGCGCCGTGCGGCGCGGCCAGTACGACGGGTACCTGCGGCTGCCCGCGTCGCTGCTAGAGGGCACGGGGGAGGCCACTTACTACTCAGTGGAGGGCGGGGGGCTCACCCTTCGGTCGGACCTCGACACGCGGGTCAATCGGGTGGTGCGGCGGCAGCGTCTCGCGACGGCCGGCGCCTCTGCGGACGTGCTGTCCATCGTGGACTCGGACGTGGGGCTCGCCACACGCAAGCTGAGCGAGGACGAGGGCACTACGGACGACTCCACCCTCGCCTACACCGCCATCGGCTACGTGATGGCGTTCATCATCTATTTTGCCGTCTTCATCTACGGCCAGTACGTGATGCAAGGGGTCATTGAGGAAAAGAGCAGCCGGGTCGTCGAGGTCATCGTCTCGTCGGTTCGTCCATTCGAGCTGCTGATGGGCAAGGTGCTCGGCATCGGGGCCATGGGCCTGACCCAGATGGTGACGTGGGCCGCGCTTGCAACGGGCGGCATGGCGGCGATTGGGCCCGTGCTGGCACTCTTTTTTGCCCCGTCCGACCTAGGCGTCTCTCCGGGGGCCTCCCCGGACGCGATGCGGGAGGCGGCCGGAATTTCAGTCCCCACAATCCCCCTCGATCTCGTCGTCTGGTTTATCCTGTTCTTCGTCGGCGGCTTCCTCCTGTACGCCTCCCTCTTTGCCGCCGTGGGCTCGGCCGTCGAGCAACAGCAGGACGCGCAGAACCTCCTGCTGCCGGTCATGACACCGCTCATCCTGCCGGTTCTCTTTCTCGTCTTTGTCATCGAGAGCCCGAACGCAACGGTGTCGATCGTCACGTCGATCATCCCGTTTTTCTCCCCTATTCTCATGGTGCTGCGCCTCGCCATCACCTCCGTCCCGCTGTGGGAGGTCGCCACGGCGTTCGTCCTGCTGGTGGGCACCTTCGTCGGGATGATTTGGGTCGCTGGGCGCATCTACCGGGTCGGCATTCTCTCCTACGGCAAGACCCCGAGCCTGCGCGAGATCGCGCAGTGGGCCATGTACCGGTAG
- a CDS encoding ABC transporter ATP-binding protein, translating to MAHLEVSRVTKRYGNTVAVDDVSFSAEPGRILGLLGPNGAGKTSTIRMITYIAVPDAGAVRYDGRTVGTWSQRRMGYLPEESGLYKRLGVKEQLVYLGTLKGLSKDTAADRADYWLDRFDATDWADMTTEELSKGMQQKIQFIATLLHDPSLLIFDEPFSGLDPINADLLRDIILELRRDDRTILFASHRMEQVEQLCDDICLMAEGDVVLQGPLRDVKAQFGQNTLVLEFDGDDAFIDELVAAGQVRVNTRSAHRAELTLADGADARQVLDRALDRTDELYRYERVAPPLNEIFVEVVGEAEAQRMREEAAAGAA from the coding sequence ATGGCACACCTAGAGGTATCTCGCGTGACGAAGCGCTACGGCAATACCGTAGCGGTCGACGACGTGTCGTTCTCGGCCGAGCCCGGCCGCATCCTTGGCCTTCTCGGCCCCAACGGGGCCGGCAAGACCTCAACGATTCGGATGATCACCTACATCGCCGTGCCGGACGCCGGTGCGGTCCGCTACGACGGGCGCACCGTCGGGACCTGGAGCCAGCGGCGGATGGGCTACCTGCCCGAAGAGTCGGGGCTCTACAAGCGCCTCGGCGTCAAGGAGCAGCTCGTCTATCTCGGCACCCTGAAGGGGCTCTCCAAAGACACGGCCGCCGACCGGGCCGACTACTGGCTCGACCGCTTCGACGCCACCGACTGGGCCGACATGACGACCGAGGAGCTGTCGAAGGGCATGCAGCAGAAAATCCAGTTCATCGCTACGCTTTTGCATGACCCGTCGCTTCTCATCTTCGACGAGCCCTTCAGTGGCCTCGACCCCATCAACGCCGACCTTCTGCGCGACATCATCCTGGAGCTGCGCCGCGACGACCGCACGATCCTGTTTGCCTCCCATCGCATGGAACAGGTCGAGCAGCTCTGTGACGACATCTGCCTGATGGCCGAGGGAGACGTGGTGCTCCAGGGCCCGCTCCGCGACGTCAAGGCACAGTTTGGACAGAACACGCTCGTCCTCGAGTTCGACGGCGATGATGCCTTCATCGACGAGCTCGTGGCGGCCGGGCAGGTGCGCGTCAACACCCGCAGTGCCCACCGTGCTGAGCTCACCCTGGCCGACGGCGCCGACGCCCGTCAGGTACTCGACCGTGCGCTCGACCGCACCGACGAGCTTTACCGCTACGAACGCGTGGCCCCACCGCTGAATGAGATTTTCGTCGAGGTGGTGGGCGAGGCCGAGGCTCAGCGCATGCGGGAGGAAGCGGCCGCGGGTGCCGCCTGA
- a CDS encoding ATP-dependent Clp protease proteolytic subunit produces the protein MVDDFVKFSRGLTSLPSGIYDGDLSDQPMSGLVPMVVEQTTRGERAYDIFSRLLKERIVFIGTPINDQIANLTVAQLLYLASESSEQPINIYINSPGGVIYSGLGVYDTMQYIGAPVSTICVGLAASMGSVLLAAGEDGERACLPNSRVMIHQPMGGAEGQASDIEIQAQEIMWLKERLYEILALHTGQDIDQIEADADRNYWMSAEEAEEYGLVDNVLNPDNLNGLKSIQPNGETADDSEDDA, from the coding sequence ATGGTTGATGACTTTGTCAAGTTCAGTAGAGGCCTGACGTCTCTTCCCAGCGGCATCTACGATGGGGACCTGAGCGACCAGCCCATGTCGGGGCTCGTGCCCATGGTCGTAGAGCAGACGACGCGGGGCGAGCGTGCCTACGACATCTTCAGTCGCCTGCTGAAGGAGCGAATCGTCTTCATCGGCACGCCGATCAACGATCAGATTGCTAACCTGACGGTCGCGCAGCTCCTCTATCTGGCGAGCGAGAGCTCTGAGCAGCCCATTAACATCTACATCAACTCGCCGGGCGGGGTCATCTACAGCGGCCTCGGCGTCTACGACACGATGCAGTACATCGGTGCTCCGGTGTCGACCATCTGCGTGGGCCTGGCGGCCTCGATGGGATCGGTGCTGCTCGCAGCCGGCGAGGACGGAGAGCGCGCGTGCCTCCCCAACTCCCGCGTCATGATCCACCAGCCGATGGGCGGGGCCGAAGGTCAGGCCTCCGACATTGAGATCCAGGCACAGGAGATCATGTGGCTCAAGGAGCGCCTCTACGAGATCCTGGCCCTCCACACCGGTCAAGACATCGATCAGATCGAGGCAGACGCCGACCGAAACTACTGGATGAGCGCAGAGGAGGCCGAGGAGTACGGCCTCGTGGACAACGTTCTGAACCCTGACAACCTGAACGGCCTGAAGTCCATCCAGCCCAACGGCGAGACAGCGGACGATTCTGAGGACGACGCGTAG
- the tig gene encoding trigger factor gives MDTTLSKASPVEYELDLHATADDLEPKLKEALDAQRKNMDVQGFRKGKVPLGLVKKMHGEAIGYRVAEQFVQEAFEEEVEETDEIEPLGQPTLVDLNYELDADLQATLRFGVRPEVELEDFSSVEITMLDPEITEEDVEDEIERLQKEEADLLPLEEEAAEDTDYVNVDLQRIDPDTDTPIIGDKDEDLTFFLDDDRLKEELRQALVGRKAGDTFRVELPQEHPAHEHGGPGHQHEHDGDGEDRLYEVTVNDVKRRDLPPLDAEFVRRVTEGEFDDLDAFRDDIRERLQEAWDERAREMAQGEVIDKMLELHPVPVPESVIEGYLDSFVKQVEEENDGELPEDFDEEHFRQRNRRDAEDQGRWMLIRDQIVEEEDLEVSNEEIQAFFAEQSGGEEQVTAQQIEQFYQTMPQMMEKVEQQILSDKVYDFLFDRLDVQSKSREEFEDEMQQQQQPQGQRMAP, from the coding sequence ATGGACACCACACTCTCGAAGGCTTCTCCGGTCGAGTACGAATTGGACCTCCACGCTACGGCCGATGACCTGGAACCGAAGCTCAAGGAGGCCCTGGACGCCCAGCGCAAGAACATGGACGTGCAGGGGTTCCGCAAGGGGAAGGTGCCCCTCGGACTCGTCAAGAAAATGCACGGCGAGGCGATTGGCTACCGTGTGGCCGAGCAGTTTGTCCAGGAGGCCTTCGAAGAGGAGGTTGAGGAGACCGACGAGATCGAGCCGCTCGGCCAGCCGACGCTGGTGGACCTCAACTACGAGCTCGACGCAGACCTGCAGGCCACCCTTCGGTTCGGCGTCCGGCCCGAGGTGGAGCTGGAGGACTTCTCGTCGGTCGAGATCACAATGCTCGACCCCGAGATTACCGAGGAGGATGTGGAGGACGAAATCGAGCGTCTCCAGAAGGAGGAGGCCGACCTGCTGCCGCTGGAAGAAGAGGCCGCTGAAGACACCGACTACGTGAACGTCGACCTTCAGCGCATCGACCCGGACACGGATACCCCCATCATCGGGGACAAGGACGAAGACCTCACCTTCTTCCTCGATGACGACCGCCTCAAGGAGGAACTCCGCCAGGCCCTCGTGGGACGAAAGGCAGGGGATACATTTCGCGTAGAGTTGCCGCAGGAGCACCCGGCCCACGAGCACGGAGGCCCTGGGCATCAGCACGAGCACGACGGAGACGGCGAAGACCGCCTCTACGAAGTGACGGTCAACGACGTGAAGCGTCGCGACCTACCGCCACTGGACGCGGAGTTTGTGCGCCGCGTTACCGAGGGGGAGTTCGACGACCTGGATGCCTTCCGCGACGACATCCGCGAACGCCTGCAGGAGGCCTGGGACGAGCGGGCCCGTGAGATGGCGCAGGGCGAGGTGATCGACAAGATGCTGGAGCTTCACCCTGTCCCCGTTCCCGAATCGGTCATCGAGGGCTACCTCGACTCGTTCGTCAAGCAGGTGGAAGAGGAGAACGACGGCGAGCTGCCCGAGGACTTTGACGAGGAGCACTTTCGCCAGCGCAACCGCCGCGACGCCGAGGACCAGGGCCGCTGGATGCTCATCCGGGACCAGATTGTGGAGGAGGAGGATCTGGAGGTTTCCAACGAGGAGATCCAGGCGTTCTTCGCTGAACAGTCCGGGGGCGAAGAGCAGGTAACTGCCCAGCAGATCGAGCAGTTCTACCAGACCATGCCGCAGATGATGGAAAAGGTGGAGCAGCAGATTCTTAGTGACAAGGTGTACGACTTTCTGTTCGACCGCCTCGACGTGCAGTCCAAGAGCCGCGAGGAGTTCGAAGACGAGATGCAGCAACAGCAGCAACCGCAGGGGCAGCGCATGGCGCCGTAG